From Streptomyces cyaneogriseus subsp. noncyanogenus, the proteins below share one genomic window:
- a CDS encoding DEAD/DEAH box helicase: MTLIDQLPPTADPDALYEAFETWAQERGLTLYPHQEEALIEVVSGANVIVSTPTGSGKSMIAAGAHFAALARDEVTFYTAPIKALVSEKFFELCKLFGTENVGMLTGDASVNADAPVICCTAEVLASIALRDGKDADVGQVVMDEFHFYAEPDRGWAWQIPLLELPQAQFVLMSATLGDVSFFEKDLERRTGRPTAVVRSATRPVPLSYEYRYSPLTETLTDLLEARQAPVYIVHFTQAQAVERAQALMSINMCTREEKDKIAELIGNFRFTTKFGRNLSRYVRHGIGVHHAGMLPKYRRLVEKLAQAGLLKVICGTDTLGVGVNVPIRTVLFTALTKYDGNRVRTLRAREFHQIAGRAGRAGFDTEGFVVAQAPEHVIENEKALAKAGDDPKKRRKVVRKKAPEGFVGWTEKTFEKLIESDPEPLTSRFRVTHTMLLSVIARPGNAFEAMRHLLEDNHEPRKQQLRHIRRAIAIYRSLLDGGIVEKLDQPDAEGRIVRLTVDLQQDFALNQPLSTFALAAFELLDPESPSYALDMVSVVESTLDDPRQILAAQQNKARGEAVAAMKADGVEYEERMERLQDITYPKPLEELLFHAYNTYRRSHPWVGDHPLSPKSVVRDMYERALSFTELVSFYELARTEGIVLRYLASAYKALEHTIPDDLKSEDLQDLIEWLGETVRQVDSSLLDEWEQLANPEEMTAEEAQEQADQVKPVTTNTRAFRVLVRNALFRRVELAALDQVEELGEMDADSGWDADAWGEAMDRYWDEHDELGTGPDARGPKLLIIEEEPQNGLWRVRQIFDDPRGDHDWGISAEVDLAASDAEGRAVVRVTDVGQL; the protein is encoded by the coding sequence GTGACCCTCATCGATCAGCTCCCGCCGACCGCCGACCCCGATGCCCTCTACGAAGCCTTCGAGACGTGGGCGCAGGAGCGGGGTCTCACGCTCTACCCCCATCAGGAGGAGGCGCTGATCGAGGTCGTCTCCGGCGCGAACGTGATCGTGTCGACGCCCACCGGCTCCGGCAAGAGCATGATCGCCGCGGGTGCCCATTTCGCGGCGCTGGCCCGGGACGAGGTCACCTTCTACACGGCTCCGATCAAGGCGCTGGTGTCGGAGAAGTTCTTCGAGCTGTGCAAGCTGTTCGGCACCGAGAACGTCGGCATGCTGACCGGCGACGCCTCCGTCAACGCCGACGCCCCCGTGATCTGCTGCACCGCCGAGGTGCTGGCGTCGATCGCGCTGCGTGACGGCAAGGACGCGGACGTCGGCCAGGTCGTCATGGACGAGTTCCACTTCTACGCGGAGCCGGACCGCGGCTGGGCGTGGCAGATCCCGCTGCTGGAGCTGCCGCAGGCGCAGTTCGTGCTGATGTCGGCCACTCTCGGCGACGTGTCCTTCTTCGAGAAGGACCTCGAGCGCCGCACCGGCCGCCCCACGGCGGTGGTCCGCTCGGCGACCCGTCCGGTGCCGCTGTCGTACGAGTACCGGTACTCGCCGCTCACCGAGACGCTCACCGATCTGCTGGAGGCCCGGCAGGCCCCCGTCTACATCGTGCACTTCACGCAGGCGCAGGCGGTGGAGCGGGCGCAGGCGCTGATGAGCATCAACATGTGCACGCGTGAGGAGAAGGACAAGATCGCCGAGCTGATCGGCAACTTCCGCTTCACCACCAAGTTCGGCCGCAACCTCTCCCGCTACGTGCGCCACGGCATCGGTGTGCACCACGCCGGCATGCTGCCCAAGTACCGGCGTCTGGTGGAGAAGCTGGCGCAAGCCGGTCTGCTGAAGGTCATCTGCGGCACGGACACGCTCGGGGTGGGCGTCAACGTCCCGATCCGCACGGTGCTGTTCACGGCCCTGACCAAGTACGACGGCAATCGTGTCCGCACGCTGCGCGCGCGTGAGTTCCACCAGATCGCCGGGCGGGCCGGCCGGGCGGGCTTCGACACCGAGGGGTTCGTCGTCGCCCAGGCGCCGGAGCACGTCATCGAGAACGAGAAGGCGCTCGCGAAGGCGGGTGACGATCCGAAGAAGCGCCGCAAGGTCGTCCGCAAGAAGGCGCCCGAGGGCTTCGTCGGCTGGACGGAGAAGACCTTCGAGAAGCTGATCGAGTCCGATCCGGAGCCGCTGACGTCCCGTTTCCGGGTGACGCACACGATGCTGCTGTCGGTGATCGCCCGGCCCGGGAACGCCTTCGAGGCGATGCGGCATCTGCTGGAGGACAACCACGAGCCGCGCAAGCAGCAGCTCCGGCACATCCGGCGGGCCATCGCCATCTACCGTTCGCTGCTGGACGGCGGCATCGTCGAGAAGCTCGACCAGCCGGACGCGGAGGGCCGTATCGTCCGCCTCACGGTCGATCTCCAGCAGGACTTCGCGCTGAACCAGCCGCTGTCCACGTTCGCGCTGGCCGCGTTCGAGCTGCTCGACCCGGAGTCCCCGTCGTACGCGCTGGACATGGTGTCGGTCGTGGAGTCGACGCTGGACGACCCGCGGCAGATCCTCGCCGCCCAGCAGAACAAGGCGCGCGGCGAGGCCGTCGCCGCCATGAAGGCGGACGGGGTGGAGTACGAGGAGCGCATGGAGCGCCTCCAGGACATCACCTACCCCAAGCCGCTGGAGGAGCTGCTCTTCCACGCGTACAACACCTACCGCCGCAGCCACCCGTGGGTCGGCGACCATCCGCTGTCGCCTAAGTCGGTCGTACGCGACATGTACGAGCGGGCGCTGTCCTTCACGGAGCTGGTCTCCTTCTACGAGCTGGCCCGCACCGAGGGCATCGTGCTGCGCTACCTCGCCAGCGCCTACAAGGCCCTGGAGCACACCATCCCGGACGACCTCAAGTCCGAGGATCTGCAGGATCTGATCGAGTGGCTGGGCGAGACGGTGCGCCAGGTCGACTCCAGCCTGCTCGACGAGTGGGAGCAGCTCGCCAACCCCGAGGAGATGACCGCCGAGGAGGCGCAGGAGCAGGCCGACCAGGTCAAGCCGGTCACCACCAACACCCGGGCCTTCCGCGTGCTGGTGCGCAACGCGTTGTTCCGCCGGGTGGAGCTGGCCGCCCTCGACCAGGTCGAGGAGCTGGGCGAGATGGACGCCGACTCCGGCTGGGACGCGGACGCCTGGGGCGAGGCGATGGACAGGTACTGGGACGAGCACGACGAGCTGGGCACCGGTCCCGACGCCCGCGGCCCGAAGCTGCTGATCATCGAGGAGGAGCCGCAGAACGGCCTGTGGCGCGTCCGGCAGATCTTCGACGACCCGCGCGGTGACCACGACTGGGGCATCAGCGCGGAGGTCGATCTCGCGGCCTCCGACGCGGAGGGACGCGCCGTCGTCCGCGTCACCGACGTCGGTCAGCTCTGA
- a CDS encoding ABC transporter ATP-binding protein: MIGVAPPSYDPAAPTTASTLPVGAPATVRAYVAELLRRHSRAFLLLVTVNTVAVVASMAGPWLLGGLVERVSDKSGELRLGFTATLFVVALVIQAAFVRQVRLRGAMLGERMLADLREDFLVRSVGLPPGVLERAGTGDLLSRITTDIDRLANAMREAVPQLAIGVVWVVLLLGGLVVTAPPLAPAVLLAVPVLVIGCRWYFRRAPAAYRSEAAGYAAVAAALAETVDAGRTVEAHRLGARRIELSERRIKEWTAWERYTLWLRSVLFPVINVTHVTVMASVLMIGGVFVLQGWIGVGQLTTGALIAQMLVDPVGLILRWYDELQVAQVSLARLVGVRDIEPDAGDPSLVPDGRGVRADRVRFGYREGTDVLREVSLKVAPGTRMALVGPSGAGKSTLGRLLAGIYAPREGSITLGDAELSRMPAERIRSHVALVNQEHHVFVGSLRDNLQLADTDATDAELWAALGAVDADGWARALDDGLDTEVGSGGVALTPAQAQQIALARLVLADPHTLVLDEATSLLDPRAARHLERSLARVLDGRTVVAIAHRLHTAHDADVIAVVENGRISELGSHDELVAADGAYAALWRSWHG, encoded by the coding sequence ATGATCGGCGTGGCGCCCCCGTCGTACGACCCGGCGGCCCCGACGACGGCGAGCACCCTGCCCGTCGGAGCCCCCGCGACCGTACGCGCCTACGTGGCGGAGCTGCTGCGCCGGCACAGCCGCGCGTTCCTGCTGCTCGTCACCGTCAACACCGTCGCCGTGGTCGCCTCGATGGCCGGTCCCTGGCTGCTGGGCGGCCTGGTCGAGCGGGTGTCCGACAAGTCCGGGGAGCTGCGCCTGGGATTCACGGCGACGCTGTTCGTCGTCGCCCTCGTGATCCAGGCGGCGTTCGTGCGCCAGGTGCGCCTGCGCGGGGCGATGCTCGGCGAACGGATGCTGGCCGACCTGCGCGAGGACTTCCTCGTCCGGTCGGTCGGGCTGCCGCCCGGCGTCCTGGAGCGGGCCGGCACCGGTGATCTGCTGTCCCGCATCACGACGGACATCGACCGGCTCGCCAACGCCATGCGCGAGGCCGTCCCCCAGTTGGCGATCGGCGTGGTGTGGGTCGTCCTGCTGCTGGGCGGGCTGGTGGTCACGGCACCGCCGCTGGCACCCGCCGTGCTGCTCGCCGTGCCGGTGCTGGTGATCGGCTGCCGCTGGTACTTCCGGCGCGCCCCCGCCGCGTACCGCTCGGAGGCCGCCGGGTACGCCGCCGTCGCCGCGGCGCTCGCCGAGACCGTCGACGCCGGCCGCACCGTCGAGGCCCACCGCCTCGGCGCCCGCCGGATCGAGCTGTCGGAGCGCCGGATCAAGGAGTGGACCGCGTGGGAGCGGTACACCCTCTGGCTGCGGTCGGTGCTCTTCCCGGTCATCAACGTCACCCATGTCACGGTGATGGCGTCCGTCCTGATGATCGGTGGTGTCTTCGTCCTCCAGGGGTGGATCGGGGTCGGCCAGCTCACCACGGGCGCGCTGATCGCCCAGATGCTGGTCGACCCGGTGGGGCTGATCCTGCGCTGGTACGACGAGCTGCAGGTGGCCCAGGTGTCGCTGGCCCGGCTGGTCGGCGTACGCGACATCGAACCGGACGCCGGTGACCCCTCCCTGGTGCCCGACGGCCGCGGTGTCCGGGCCGACCGGGTGCGGTTCGGCTACCGCGAGGGCACGGACGTGCTGCGCGAGGTGTCCCTGAAGGTGGCCCCGGGGACCAGGATGGCGCTGGTCGGCCCCTCCGGCGCCGGGAAGTCCACCCTCGGCAGGCTGCTCGCCGGCATCTACGCGCCGCGCGAGGGCTCGATCACCCTGGGCGACGCCGAACTGTCCCGGATGCCCGCCGAACGGATCCGCTCGCACGTCGCCCTCGTCAACCAGGAGCACCACGTCTTCGTGGGGTCCCTGCGCGACAATCTCCAGCTCGCCGACACCGACGCCACCGACGCCGAACTGTGGGCCGCCCTCGGCGCGGTCGACGCGGACGGCTGGGCCCGCGCCCTCGACGACGGCCTGGACACCGAGGTCGGCTCGGGCGGGGTGGCGCTCACCCCCGCGCAGGCCCAGCAGATCGCGCTGGCCAGGCTGGTGCTGGCCGACCCGCACACCCTGGTCCTGGACGAGGCGACCTCCCTGCTCGACCCGCGGGCGGCACGCCACCTGGAGCGGTCCCTGGCCCGCGTCCTGGACGGGCGCACGGTGGTCGCCATCGCCCACCGCCTGCACACCGCCCATGACGCGGACGTCATCGCCGTGGTCGAGAACGGCCGGATCAGCGAGCTGGGCAGCCATGACGAGCTGGTCGCCGCGGACGGCGCCTACGCGGCCCTGTGGCGGTCCTGGCACGGCTGA
- a CDS encoding acyl-CoA thioesterase produces the protein MTNPAERLVDLLDLEQIEVNIFRGRSPQESLQRVFGGQVAGQALVAAGRTTDGDRPVHSLHAYFLRPGRPGVPIVYQVERVRDGRSFTTRRVTAVQQGRTIFNLTASFHKPEPGSFEHQLPPAREVPPPESLPTVADEIREHLGALPEQLERMARRQPFDIRYVDRLRWNAEEIKDAEPRSAVWMRAVGPLGDDPLVHTCALTYASDMTLLDAVRIPVEPLWGPRGFDMASLDHAMWFHRPFRADEWFLYDQESPIATGGRGLARGRIYDVQGRLLVSVVQEGLFRAL, from the coding sequence ATGACGAATCCGGCCGAACGGCTTGTCGACCTGCTCGACCTGGAGCAGATCGAGGTCAACATCTTCCGCGGCCGCAGCCCGCAGGAGTCCCTGCAGCGGGTCTTCGGCGGCCAGGTCGCCGGCCAGGCGCTGGTCGCCGCCGGCCGGACGACGGACGGCGACCGCCCGGTGCACTCGCTGCACGCGTACTTCCTGCGCCCGGGCCGGCCGGGCGTGCCGATCGTGTACCAGGTCGAGCGGGTCCGCGACGGCCGGTCCTTCACCACCCGCCGGGTCACCGCCGTGCAGCAGGGCCGCACGATCTTCAATCTCACCGCCTCCTTCCACAAGCCCGAACCGGGCAGTTTCGAGCACCAGCTCCCGCCGGCCCGCGAGGTCCCGCCCCCGGAGTCCCTGCCGACGGTGGCCGACGAGATCCGTGAGCATCTCGGCGCGCTGCCCGAGCAGTTGGAACGGATGGCCCGGCGCCAGCCCTTCGACATCCGCTACGTCGACCGGCTGCGCTGGAACGCCGAGGAGATCAAGGACGCCGAGCCGCGCAGCGCCGTGTGGATGCGCGCGGTGGGCCCGCTCGGTGACGATCCGCTCGTGCACACCTGCGCCCTGACCTACGCCAGTGACATGACGCTCCTGGACGCCGTGCGCATCCCGGTCGAGCCCCTGTGGGGACCGCGGGGCTTCGACATGGCGTCGCTGGACCACGCCATGTGGTTCCACCGCCCGTTCCGCGCGGACGAGTGGTTCCTGTACGACCAGGAGTCGCCGATCGCCACGGGCGGGCGGGGCCTGGCCCGGGGCCGGATCTACGACGTGCAGGGGCGTCTGCTGGTGTCCGTCGTCCAGGAAGGGCTCTTCCGGGCTCTGTAG
- a CDS encoding ABC transporter ATP-binding protein produces the protein MQIQDLPFPDPGVPDARSGPRFLWWLFRNQTGGQLKSLAWGLLHFAAVSALPFCVGIAVQAVVDRSGTRLALAGGLMALCCAANAVGDTFLHRAAITNWITAAARVQQLLARKAALLGSALTRRVAAGEVVAVSTGDVEKIGWFVEAVSRFTAAALTIVLVCVSLLVYQPALGVVVIVGLPVLALAVLPLLPRATRRADVQREKAGRATELASDTVAGLRVLRGIGGEELFLDRYRRASQEVRHAAVRSARMWSLIAAIQVLLPGLLLIAVVWHGVHLAREGRIGVGELVTVYSSVMLLTYPLRHFEEIAMAYSFSRPSAKRAARVLSLERATDTGGSRAAEVPSGDLYDPATGLLAPAGRLTAVVCGDPDAAGRLAERLGGHASEEGTSALLGGVPLDELPLDCARTAVLVQDKDPVLLSGTLRELLDVPASGGVSTADALAAAQCEDVLAALVQGSLGAEDPMDARITERGRSLSGGQRQRLALARSLLTDPEVLVLDEPTSAVDSHTEARIAQGVRELRAGRTTVVFTSSPLLLDRADRVVFLHEGEVAAVGGHRELLRTEPRYRAVVTRETEDEAAPAHDGGHGADRVREVMKDLKELEEIEERA, from the coding sequence ATGCAGATCCAAGACCTTCCCTTCCCCGATCCGGGCGTGCCGGACGCACGTTCGGGCCCTCGCTTTCTGTGGTGGCTCTTCCGCAATCAGACAGGCGGTCAGCTCAAGTCCCTCGCCTGGGGACTGCTGCACTTCGCCGCCGTCTCCGCCCTGCCGTTCTGCGTCGGCATCGCCGTCCAGGCCGTCGTCGACCGCTCCGGCACCCGGCTCGCGCTCGCGGGCGGCCTGATGGCCCTGTGCTGCGCCGCCAACGCCGTCGGCGACACCTTCCTGCACCGCGCCGCCATCACCAACTGGATCACCGCGGCGGCCCGCGTCCAGCAACTGCTGGCCCGCAAGGCCGCCCTGCTCGGTTCGGCACTGACCCGGCGGGTGGCGGCGGGCGAGGTCGTGGCCGTCTCCACGGGCGACGTCGAGAAGATCGGCTGGTTCGTGGAGGCCGTCTCCCGTTTCACCGCGGCGGCGCTGACCATCGTGCTGGTCTGTGTCAGCCTGCTCGTGTACCAGCCCGCCCTCGGCGTCGTCGTCATCGTGGGCCTGCCCGTGCTCGCGCTCGCCGTGCTGCCCCTGCTGCCCCGGGCGACCCGGCGGGCCGACGTCCAGCGGGAGAAGGCGGGCCGTGCCACCGAGCTGGCCTCGGACACCGTCGCCGGGCTGCGCGTGCTGCGCGGTATCGGCGGCGAGGAACTCTTCCTCGACCGCTACCGCCGCGCCTCCCAGGAGGTCCGCCACGCCGCCGTGCGCAGCGCCCGCATGTGGTCCCTGATCGCCGCGATCCAGGTGCTCCTGCCGGGCCTGCTGCTGATCGCGGTGGTCTGGCACGGTGTGCACCTGGCCCGTGAGGGCCGCATCGGCGTCGGCGAGCTCGTCACCGTCTACAGCTCGGTCATGCTCCTCACCTACCCTCTGCGGCACTTCGAGGAGATCGCCATGGCGTACTCCTTCTCCCGCCCCTCGGCCAAGCGGGCGGCGCGCGTGCTGTCGCTGGAGCGCGCCACCGACACCGGAGGGTCACGCGCCGCCGAGGTGCCCTCCGGGGATCTGTACGACCCGGCCACCGGGCTGCTCGCTCCGGCCGGCCGGCTCACCGCCGTCGTGTGCGGGGACCCCGACGCGGCCGGCCGCCTCGCGGAACGGCTGGGGGGACACGCCTCCGAGGAAGGCACCTCGGCGCTGCTGGGCGGCGTCCCGCTCGACGAACTCCCCCTGGACTGCGCCCGCACGGCCGTCCTCGTCCAGGACAAGGACCCGGTGCTGCTCTCGGGCACCTTGCGGGAACTGCTCGACGTGCCCGCGTCCGGCGGCGTCTCCACCGCGGACGCCCTGGCGGCGGCGCAGTGCGAGGACGTGCTGGCCGCGCTCGTGCAGGGCTCGCTCGGCGCCGAGGACCCGATGGACGCCCGCATCACCGAACGGGGCCGCTCCCTGTCGGGCGGCCAGCGCCAGCGGCTCGCACTGGCCCGCTCCCTGCTCACCGACCCGGAGGTGCTCGTCCTGGACGAACCGACCTCCGCCGTGGACTCGCACACCGAGGCGCGGATCGCGCAGGGCGTACGGGAACTGCGGGCGGGACGCACGACCGTCGTCTTCACCTCCTCCCCGCTGCTGCTGGACCGCGCCGACCGGGTCGTGTTCCTGCACGAGGGCGAGGTGGCGGCGGTGGGCGGCCACCGCGAACTGCTGCGCACCGAGCCGCGGTACCGGGCCGTGGTGACCCGCGAGACGGAGGACGAGGCCGCCCCCGCGCACGACGGCGGCCACGGCGCCGACCGCGTCCGGGAGGTCATGAAGGACCTGAAGGAACTGGAAGAGATCGAGGAGAGAGCATGA
- a CDS encoding DUF6397 family protein, translating to MSGRTTTYQDPAATERISAARPTPAGRHTLITRSGAARELGLKPSELYIAVELGRVRTVPAPAGGRHVPRAEIERLRGEEGFPQSLRESVATVGTTRGAALMGVAKARFTRLARLGLLAPVTFYVNRYRAVVWLYLADELRQFAADGRNAPLLKGPLPGEKRERLDTGLDLRPRTWRGRQLASMLRQADDPWARAAAVASLLDPVHLSRTVRDPYERSRLNRLRRQPPGHGLPGSPAARIAADLATADDPQEIEWLQAELLRALAAAREQRPAPRPKPHPAACRPAREAAGPRAASPPAASHPAARQRPPGRPGPARTRRVLSWFRRAGS from the coding sequence ATGTCGGGCAGGACCACGACGTATCAGGACCCGGCCGCCACCGAGCGGATCAGCGCCGCCCGGCCCACTCCGGCCGGGCGGCACACCTTGATCACGCGAAGCGGCGCGGCGCGTGAACTCGGCTTGAAACCCAGCGAACTGTACATCGCCGTAGAGCTGGGACGCGTCCGCACCGTCCCCGCCCCCGCCGGCGGCCGGCACGTCCCGCGTGCCGAGATCGAGCGGCTCCGCGGTGAGGAAGGCTTCCCCCAATCCCTGCGGGAGAGCGTGGCGACCGTGGGCACCACGCGGGGCGCGGCCCTCATGGGTGTGGCGAAGGCCCGGTTCACGCGCCTCGCCCGCCTGGGCCTTCTCGCCCCGGTCACGTTCTACGTCAACCGCTACCGGGCGGTGGTCTGGCTGTATCTGGCGGACGAACTGCGGCAGTTCGCGGCCGACGGGCGCAACGCGCCGCTGCTGAAGGGCCCGCTGCCCGGGGAAAAGCGCGAACGGCTGGACACCGGCCTGGACCTGCGCCCCCGCACCTGGCGAGGCCGCCAACTGGCCTCCATGCTGCGCCAGGCCGACGACCCCTGGGCACGGGCCGCGGCGGTGGCCTCGCTGCTCGACCCGGTCCACCTCTCGCGGACCGTGCGGGACCCGTACGAGCGCTCCCGTCTGAACCGCTTGCGGAGGCAGCCGCCGGGGCACGGCCTGCCCGGCTCACCGGCCGCGCGGATCGCCGCGGACCTCGCGACGGCCGATGACCCGCAGGAGATCGAGTGGCTCCAGGCGGAACTGCTCCGCGCGCTGGCCGCCGCCCGCGAGCAGCGGCCGGCACCCCGGCCGAAACCGCATCCGGCGGCATGCCGCCCGGCACGGGAGGCGGCCGGCCCGCGAGCGGCCTCGCCGCCGGCCGCGTCCCACCCGGCAGCGCGGCAGCGGCCACCCGGCCGCCCCGGCCCCGCACGGACCCGCCGGGTGCTGAGCTGGTTCCGCCGCGCAGGCTCGTGA
- a CDS encoding PPOX class F420-dependent oxidoreductase yields MAQKMTDEEWRAFVSHGTRTAKLSTVRADGSPHVAPIWFLLDGDEVVFNTGKGTVKGRNLARDGRVALCVDDDRPPFDFVVLHGRARLSEDLGEMRHWAARIGARYMGEERAEEFGARNGVPGELLVRVTVDKVLAHKGVAD; encoded by the coding sequence ATGGCACAGAAGATGACCGACGAGGAGTGGCGGGCGTTCGTCTCCCACGGCACCCGCACGGCGAAGCTCTCGACCGTCCGGGCGGACGGCAGTCCGCATGTGGCGCCGATCTGGTTCCTGCTGGACGGCGACGAGGTGGTGTTCAACACCGGCAAGGGCACGGTGAAGGGGCGCAACCTGGCCCGGGACGGCCGGGTCGCCCTGTGCGTGGACGACGACCGGCCGCCCTTCGACTTCGTCGTGCTGCACGGCCGGGCACGGTTGTCGGAGGACCTCGGCGAGATGCGGCACTGGGCCGCCCGGATCGGTGCCCGCTACATGGGCGAGGAACGCGCGGAGGAGTTCGGCGCCCGCAACGGCGTCCCGGGTGAACTCCTGGTCCGGGTCACCGTCGACAAGGTCCTGGCCCACAAGGGCGTGGCGGACTGA
- a CDS encoding type B 50S ribosomal protein L31, with protein MQQDKHPDYHPVVFRDRAAGYAFLTRSTATSDQTIEWDDGETYPVVDVEISSESHPFYTGKARTVDTEGRIARFERRYGGEGQGSGGAP; from the coding sequence ATGCAGCAGGACAAGCACCCCGACTACCACCCCGTCGTCTTCCGCGACCGGGCCGCCGGCTACGCCTTCCTCACCCGGTCCACCGCGACCAGCGACCAGACCATCGAGTGGGACGACGGCGAGACCTACCCGGTCGTGGACGTAGAGATCTCCTCGGAGAGCCACCCCTTCTACACGGGCAAGGCCCGGACGGTGGACACCGAGGGCCGCATCGCCCGGTTCGAGCGCCGGTACGGCGGTGAGGGCCAGGGCTCCGGCGGCGCGCCCTGA
- a CDS encoding roadblock/LC7 domain-containing protein, producing the protein MAQNRGLGWLLDDLTERVQHVRHALVLSNDGLVTGASTGLRREDAEHLAAISSGLHSLAKGSGRHFGAGRVRQTMVEFDDAVLFVTAAGSGSCLCVLSGAEADIGQIAYEMTLLVNRVGEHLDVDARQPERTPNREL; encoded by the coding sequence ATGGCGCAGAACCGGGGACTTGGCTGGCTGCTGGACGACCTGACCGAGCGTGTGCAGCATGTACGGCACGCGCTGGTGCTGTCCAACGACGGACTGGTGACGGGGGCGAGTACGGGATTGCGGCGCGAGGACGCCGAACACCTCGCCGCCATCTCCTCAGGACTGCACAGCCTGGCGAAAGGCTCGGGCCGTCACTTCGGTGCCGGCCGGGTGCGCCAGACGATGGTGGAGTTCGACGACGCGGTGCTGTTCGTCACCGCGGCCGGCAGCGGCAGTTGTCTGTGCGTGCTCAGCGGGGCGGAAGCCGACATCGGTCAGATCGCCTACGAGATGACGCTGCTCGTGAACCGGGTGGGCGAACATCTGGACGTGGATGCCCGGCAGCCCGAGCGGACACCCAACAGAGAGCTGTGA
- a CDS encoding DUF5709 domain-containing protein, with protein sequence MNSADGWGDDVYQPDRSEQREDTGLLDSEDTLEYDGVDDPLDRGWSPPERPWAVEHTGVTAAERQEGETLDQRLAEELPDTVAPDGDGLGDCQGTDGELLDNEVGAARSGRLVAPDQGAHEDEEPALVATDVGIDGAAASAEEAAMHIVDEDVLPRGTT encoded by the coding sequence GTGAACAGCGCCGACGGATGGGGAGACGACGTCTACCAGCCCGACCGGTCCGAGCAGAGGGAGGACACGGGGCTGCTCGACTCGGAGGACACCCTGGAGTACGACGGTGTCGACGATCCCCTCGACCGGGGCTGGTCCCCGCCGGAGCGGCCCTGGGCCGTGGAGCACACCGGCGTGACGGCCGCCGAGCGCCAGGAGGGCGAAACCCTGGACCAGCGGCTCGCCGAGGAGCTCCCGGACACCGTCGCCCCCGACGGCGACGGTCTCGGCGACTGCCAGGGCACCGATGGAGAGCTGCTGGACAACGAGGTCGGAGCGGCCCGCTCCGGCCGGCTCGTGGCACCCGACCAGGGGGCGCACGAGGACGAGGAGCCCGCGCTGGTCGCCACCGACGTGGGCATCGACGGCGCGGCGGCCTCCGCCGAGGAGGCCGCGATGCACATCGTCGACGAGGACGTACTCCCCCGCGGAACGACCTGA
- a CDS encoding metal-dependent hydrolase: MMGPAHSLSGAAAWLGVGAAVAAAGHPMPWPVLLCGALLCAGAALAPDLDHKAATISRAFGPLSRGLCEIVDKLSYAVYKATKKQGDPRRSGGHRTLTHTWVWAVLIGLGTSVLAITGGRWAVLAILFVHMVLAIEGLLWRAARGSSSDVLVWLLAATSAWILAGVLDRPQGGSDWLFTAPGQEYLWLGLPIVLGALVHDIGDALTVSGCPILWPIPIGRKRWYPIGPPKGMRFRAGSWVELKVLMPAFMVLGGVGGAAALNVI; this comes from the coding sequence ATGATGGGACCAGCACACTCACTGTCGGGCGCCGCCGCCTGGCTCGGCGTCGGCGCGGCCGTCGCGGCGGCCGGGCACCCGATGCCCTGGCCCGTCCTGCTGTGCGGCGCGCTGCTCTGCGCCGGGGCCGCGCTCGCCCCGGACCTCGACCACAAGGCGGCCACGATATCCCGGGCCTTCGGTCCCCTCTCACGGGGCCTGTGCGAGATCGTCGACAAGCTGTCGTACGCCGTCTACAAGGCGACGAAGAAGCAGGGCGACCCGCGCCGCTCCGGCGGGCACCGCACGCTCACGCACACCTGGGTCTGGGCGGTCCTGATCGGCTTGGGCACCTCGGTCCTGGCGATCACCGGCGGCCGCTGGGCGGTGCTGGCGATCCTCTTCGTGCACATGGTGCTGGCCATCGAGGGTCTGCTGTGGCGGGCGGCGCGCGGCTCCAGCAGCGATGTCCTGGTCTGGCTGCTGGCCGCGACCAGCGCATGGATCCTGGCCGGTGTCCTGGACCGGCCGCAGGGCGGCTCCGACTGGCTCTTCACGGCGCCGGGCCAGGAGTACCTGTGGCTCGGGCTGCCGATCGTGCTGGGCGCGCTGGTGCACGACATCGGGGACGCGCTGACCGTCTCGGGCTGCCCGATACTGTGGCCGATCCCGATCGGCCGCAAGCGCTGGTACCCGATCGGCCCGCCCAAGGGCATGCGGTTCCGGGCGGGAAGCTGGGTCGAGCTGAAGGTGCTCATGCCGGCGTTCATGGTGCTCGGGGGAGTGGGCGGCGCGGCGGCGCTGAACGTCATCTGA